Proteins co-encoded in one Saprospira grandis genomic window:
- the iscX gene encoding Fe-S cluster assembly protein IscX, with amino-acid sequence MSFELDLPIHWTDYEDIAMGLYDKFGDDFTESKIYRIRFTDLIEWVLDLPNFVGKREDCNEGHLEQIQAKWVYEWRDNQ; translated from the coding sequence ATGAGTTTTGAACTTGACCTTCCTATCCATTGGACCGATTATGAAGATATCGCCATGGGCCTTTATGATAAATTTGGAGACGATTTTACCGAGTCTAAAATTTATCGCATCCGCTTTACAGACCTCATCGAATGGGTGCTGGACCTGCCCAACTTTGTGGGCAAACGCGAAGATTGTAATGAGGGCCACCTCGAGCAAATTCAAGCAAAATGGGTCTACGAATGGAGAGATAACCAATAA
- a CDS encoding CobW family GTP-binding protein, whose amino-acid sequence MDKRIPVTIITGFLGSGKTTLLNELIQRYPEKKLAIIENEFGELGIDQDLVVRGEDQIFELSNGCICCSLNDELVDTLAKLLNGNYEFDQLVIETTGIAEPDAIAAAFVADASVQAYFQLDAVICLADAQYTLDSLAEREEAKRQLAFADLILLNKKSSVSAEQLEQTKAGLKKLNPLAEIIEADYGKTERNLLDLQAYAFATVEEKLKAQHQPKACSHGSHHHHHHEQGELVTHSFIFDQPFDLLKLRHWLQVLLMLQGEGIYRVKGVLWVQWQDKKMVLQSVRKSFALQLGEDWPEGKPRQSRIVFIGKNLRKDILEKSLKQLLALETSF is encoded by the coding sequence ATGGATAAACGCATTCCAGTAACTATTATTACGGGCTTTTTGGGCAGCGGAAAAACGACCCTGCTCAACGAACTCATCCAACGCTATCCCGAGAAAAAGCTCGCCATTATTGAAAATGAATTTGGCGAATTAGGCATCGACCAAGATTTGGTGGTCCGTGGAGAAGACCAAATCTTTGAACTCTCTAATGGCTGTATTTGCTGCAGCCTCAATGATGAATTGGTCGATACCCTGGCCAAACTCCTCAATGGAAATTACGAATTTGACCAGCTCGTTATTGAAACCACTGGCATAGCCGAACCCGATGCTATCGCCGCCGCCTTTGTGGCCGATGCCTCGGTCCAAGCCTATTTTCAACTAGATGCGGTCATCTGCCTAGCCGATGCCCAATATACCCTAGACAGCCTAGCAGAAAGAGAAGAAGCCAAACGCCAACTCGCCTTTGCCGACCTCATTTTGCTCAATAAAAAGTCTAGCGTTTCCGCAGAACAATTGGAACAAACCAAAGCAGGCCTCAAAAAGCTCAACCCCCTAGCCGAAATCATTGAGGCCGATTATGGCAAAACAGAACGCAATCTTTTGGACCTACAAGCCTATGCTTTTGCTACGGTAGAAGAAAAACTCAAGGCCCAACATCAACCCAAAGCTTGCAGCCATGGCAGCCATCATCACCATCATCATGAGCAAGGCGAATTAGTGACGCATAGCTTTATTTTTGACCAGCCCTTTGACCTGCTCAAGCTTCGGCATTGGCTGCAAGTACTGCTCATGCTACAAGGAGAAGGCATTTATCGAGTGAAGGGCGTCCTTTGGGTGCAATGGCAGGATAAAAAAATGGTCCTGCAATCGGTCCGAAAATCTTTTGCCCTCCAATTGGGCGAGGACTGGCCCGAAGGCAAACCCCGCCAAAGCCGAATTGTCTTTATTGGCAAAAATCTACGCAAGGATATTCTAGAGAAAAGCCTCAAACAATTGCTGGCCCTAGAAACTAGCTTTTAA
- a CDS encoding dipeptidase: MSVKQFIEKDKDRLLEELMALLRIPSVSADSAYKKDMLSAAEFLKIKLLEAGVDSVEICPTAGHPIVYAEKIMDPSWPTVLVYGHYDVQPPDPIELWESGPFEPIIKTTDRHPEGAIFARGACDDKGQMYMHVKAFEYMMREQKMYCNIKFMLEGEEEVGSPNLGPFMRENQERLACDVILISDTSMLGNESPSMTSGLRGLSYVEVEVTGPNRDLHSGTYGGAVANPINILAKMIASLQDEEGRITVEGFYDDVLEVSAEEREAMAKAPFDLADYKAKLGIDEVAGEAGFSTMERASIRPTLDVNGIWGGYIGEGAKTVLPSKAYAKISMRLVPNQSSEQITALFKKHFEALAPASVKVVVTPHHGGEPVLTPTDGIEFQAAAKAYEQTFGKRPIPLRAGGSIPIVALFEEILGAKTVMMGFGLDTDAIHSPNEHFGVFNYFKGIETLPYFYEHFRAMKEA, encoded by the coding sequence ATGTCTGTAAAACAATTTATTGAAAAGGATAAGGACCGTTTGTTAGAGGAGTTGATGGCTCTTTTGCGGATTCCTTCAGTGAGTGCCGATTCTGCATATAAAAAAGATATGCTTTCGGCTGCGGAGTTTTTGAAAATCAAGCTCTTAGAGGCGGGAGTGGATAGCGTGGAAATTTGTCCCACAGCGGGCCATCCCATTGTTTATGCCGAGAAAATTATGGACCCCAGCTGGCCTACGGTTTTGGTCTATGGCCATTATGATGTGCAGCCGCCCGACCCCATTGAGCTTTGGGAATCTGGACCTTTTGAGCCCATTATTAAGACCACTGACCGTCATCCTGAGGGGGCTATTTTTGCCCGTGGAGCCTGTGATGATAAGGGGCAGATGTACATGCATGTCAAGGCGTTTGAGTACATGATGCGGGAGCAAAAAATGTATTGCAATATCAAGTTTATGCTAGAGGGCGAAGAGGAAGTTGGTTCGCCAAATTTGGGTCCTTTTATGCGTGAAAATCAGGAGCGTTTGGCCTGTGATGTCATCCTGATTTCCGATACTTCTATGTTGGGCAATGAGAGTCCTTCTATGACTTCTGGTTTGCGTGGATTGAGCTATGTGGAAGTGGAAGTGACGGGTCCAAATCGCGATTTGCATTCGGGCACTTATGGGGGCGCTGTGGCTAATCCTATCAATATTTTGGCTAAAATGATTGCTTCTTTGCAAGATGAGGAGGGCCGAATTACGGTAGAGGGCTTTTATGATGATGTTTTGGAGGTCTCTGCGGAAGAGCGGGAGGCTATGGCCAAGGCGCCTTTCGATTTGGCTGATTATAAGGCTAAATTGGGCATTGATGAGGTGGCTGGAGAGGCTGGATTCTCGACTATGGAGCGGGCTTCTATTCGCCCAACCCTTGATGTGAACGGTATTTGGGGCGGTTATATTGGTGAAGGAGCCAAAACGGTTTTGCCTTCAAAAGCCTATGCCAAAATTTCTATGCGTTTGGTGCCCAACCAAAGTTCTGAGCAAATCACGGCCCTATTTAAAAAGCATTTTGAGGCCCTTGCGCCTGCTTCGGTCAAGGTGGTGGTGACTCCTCATCATGGTGGAGAGCCTGTTTTGACGCCCACCGATGGCATTGAGTTTCAGGCGGCGGCCAAGGCCTATGAGCAAACCTTTGGCAAGCGGCCCATTCCCCTCAGAGCGGGCGGAAGTATTCCGATTGTGGCTCTTTTTGAGGAGATTTTAGGCGCCAAAACGGTCATGATGGGCTTTGGTCTAGACACCGACGCCATTCACTCGCCCAATGAGCATTTTGGGGTATTTAATTACTTCAAAGGGATCGAAACCTTGCCTTATTTCTATGAGCATTTCCGTGCGATGAAGGAGGCTTAG
- a CDS encoding FkbM family methyltransferase yields MNILEQLQEVANLAQASKWKRLQKRPLGYILAQLRRRLFPKGEWAVQADTFWGQKMQLLLPASLDIYLTGGKTHDSEIRLARWLIQELKAEDQFLDIGAHYGYFSLLAAHLVGPKGQVQAFEAASTTFRILAQNATELPQLKPNNKAVAQKAAILKFYEFSNKHSEYNSLHLEQFEGEDWFAQDPPKVHDIEAVCLDDYLQPSAFRPKLIKIDVEGAEYEVLAGAKAFLSAHSPKIAMEYLAASRDNAPHLAAQSLLAELAYFPHIICSSGHLERLNSSVEDYLQRKGEDSDNIVFVKA; encoded by the coding sequence ATGAACATTCTAGAACAATTGCAAGAAGTGGCCAATTTGGCCCAAGCTAGCAAATGGAAACGCCTGCAAAAACGTCCTTTGGGCTATATTTTGGCCCAATTGCGCAGACGGCTTTTTCCAAAGGGAGAATGGGCGGTGCAAGCCGATACCTTCTGGGGCCAAAAGATGCAGTTGCTGCTGCCCGCTAGTTTGGATATTTATCTGACGGGAGGAAAAACGCATGATTCTGAAATTCGCCTAGCTCGTTGGCTCATCCAAGAGCTAAAGGCCGAAGATCAGTTTTTGGATATAGGGGCGCATTATGGCTACTTTAGTCTGCTGGCCGCTCATTTGGTGGGGCCCAAGGGCCAGGTACAAGCCTTTGAGGCGGCCTCGACCACCTTTAGAATTTTGGCCCAAAATGCCACCGAGCTTCCTCAACTGAAGCCGAATAATAAGGCAGTGGCCCAAAAAGCGGCTATCCTAAAATTTTATGAGTTTAGCAACAAACATTCTGAGTATAACAGCCTACATTTAGAGCAGTTTGAAGGCGAAGATTGGTTTGCCCAAGACCCGCCCAAGGTGCACGATATTGAGGCCGTTTGCCTAGATGATTACCTGCAGCCCAGCGCTTTTCGGCCCAAATTAATTAAAATTGATGTGGAAGGGGCCGAATATGAGGTTTTGGCTGGGGCCAAGGCGTTTTTGAGCGCTCATTCGCCCAAAATTGCTATGGAGTATTTGGCCGCTAGCCGCGATAATGCTCCGCATTTGGCGGCCCAATCACTTTTGGCGGAGCTGGCTTATTTTCCCCATATTATCTGCTCGTCGGGCCATTTGGAGCGGCTAAATAGCTCGGTAGAAGATTACCTTCAGCGGAAGGGGGAAGACTCGGATAATATTGTCTTTGTGAAGGCCTAA
- a CDS encoding Rid family detoxifying hydrolase → MKKIIHTDQAPAAVGPYSQAVAANGFLFLSGQIAIDPATQELKVHGTIQEETKQVMNNMLAVLAEAGLGPEQLVKCSIFMKDMNDYAAINEVYASYFEGIAPPAREAVQVSRLPKDVRVEISAFAAYPQEK, encoded by the coding sequence ATGAAAAAAATTATCCATACCGATCAAGCGCCTGCGGCAGTGGGCCCCTATAGCCAAGCCGTTGCGGCCAATGGCTTTTTGTTTCTTTCTGGCCAAATTGCGATTGATCCCGCTACTCAAGAACTTAAGGTGCATGGAACGATCCAAGAGGAGACCAAACAGGTAATGAATAATATGCTGGCGGTACTGGCCGAAGCTGGTCTTGGTCCAGAACAGCTCGTAAAATGTAGCATCTTCATGAAGGATATGAATGATTATGCGGCCATCAATGAGGTTTATGCTAGCTATTTTGAAGGCATTGCGCCTCCGGCTAGAGAGGCCGTGCAAGTGAGCCGTCTGCCCAAGGATGTACGGGTCGAGATTTCTGCCTTTGCTGCTTACCCCCAAGAGAAATAG
- a CDS encoding peptidase M61 — MNKLFTALLLFFGSLGLMAQDDDIYKYEVDLNEVIADQVKVSLQVPSSVPKDEVTFYFPRIIPGTYEIHDYGQFINNLEAFDSRGKKLKVNRIDKNTWKIKKAKRLEKITYLVEDIWDAKLKEPLFEPACTNFEAGKVFFINNNGLFGFFEDKEKLKFELTFNRPNDFYASTSLRRTGGDFDTDIFRASDYGDLVDAPILYSNPDTVNFKLGYGDIQISVYSPNKKATAKDIADKIRPMLEAQNKYLGNMLPVDRYHFLIYLSPNGYPSGSIGALEHPRSSMFCLAEEKVDRIGELVVNIASHEFFHIVTPLYIQSEEIYNFNYMNPKMSKHLWLYEGVVEYMAHHMQCRYGLKTQEEFMDKLCEKVQTSTRYKAGIPLAEMSKKCLEKGFNSQYNNIYYKGALTAMCFDLELIRLSEGQYDLTMLLRDLSAYYGQDNPFQDVELYDKIIEITGFPQLQKFFDKYVEGTEMLDYNKFLEPYGVEYFKEAPVLEMSPLGGLENGALRTDTLGRFYMAKAEKLDEFGSKYMGLKNGDVILSWNDKSFTPKTASAILFAYMQGLKVGDPLEIRILRPDGEGNYKEMTLETEIAKIKMMKKHVFKIKEKMTEEQEKRFKRWLEPQIR; from the coding sequence ATGAACAAGCTCTTTACTGCCCTATTGCTCTTTTTTGGGAGTCTGGGCCTAATGGCGCAAGATGATGATATTTATAAGTACGAAGTAGACCTCAATGAAGTCATTGCGGACCAAGTAAAGGTAAGCCTGCAGGTGCCTAGTTCGGTCCCCAAAGATGAGGTGACTTTCTACTTTCCCCGAATCATTCCCGGAACTTACGAAATTCATGATTACGGCCAGTTTATCAATAACCTAGAAGCCTTTGATAGCCGAGGCAAAAAACTCAAGGTGAATCGTATTGATAAGAATACCTGGAAAATCAAAAAAGCCAAACGCCTAGAAAAAATTACCTATCTGGTAGAAGATATCTGGGATGCCAAACTAAAAGAGCCCCTCTTTGAGCCCGCCTGTACCAACTTTGAGGCAGGTAAGGTCTTTTTTATCAATAATAACGGACTCTTTGGCTTTTTTGAGGATAAAGAGAAACTTAAGTTTGAACTGACCTTCAATCGCCCCAATGATTTTTATGCCAGTACGTCTTTGCGCAGAACGGGTGGCGATTTTGATACCGATATTTTTCGCGCATCTGATTATGGCGACCTAGTCGATGCGCCCATTCTCTACAGTAATCCCGATACGGTCAATTTTAAATTGGGCTATGGAGATATCCAAATTTCGGTCTACTCGCCCAATAAAAAGGCAACGGCTAAAGATATTGCCGATAAAATCCGCCCTATGCTAGAGGCCCAAAATAAATATTTGGGCAATATGCTTCCCGTAGATCGCTACCATTTTCTGATCTACCTTTCGCCCAATGGCTACCCCTCGGGCTCTATTGGTGCCCTAGAGCATCCCCGCTCTTCTATGTTCTGCCTAGCCGAGGAAAAAGTAGATCGCATTGGCGAGCTGGTGGTAAACATTGCCTCTCATGAGTTTTTCCATATTGTAACGCCTCTCTATATCCAATCAGAGGAGATTTACAATTTTAATTATATGAACCCCAAAATGTCTAAGCATCTTTGGCTGTATGAAGGGGTGGTGGAGTATATGGCCCACCATATGCAGTGCCGCTATGGCCTGAAAACACAGGAGGAGTTTATGGACAAACTCTGCGAAAAGGTGCAAACTTCTACTCGCTATAAGGCGGGTATTCCCCTAGCCGAAATGAGTAAGAAGTGCCTCGAAAAAGGCTTTAATAGCCAATACAATAATATCTATTATAAGGGGGCACTAACGGCTATGTGCTTTGACCTAGAACTGATTCGCCTCTCGGAAGGACAATACGATCTAACGATGCTCCTTCGCGATCTCTCTGCCTATTATGGCCAAGATAATCCTTTCCAAGATGTAGAGCTCTACGATAAAATTATCGAAATTACAGGCTTTCCGCAGCTCCAAAAGTTCTTTGATAAGTATGTGGAAGGTACTGAAATGCTGGATTATAATAAGTTTCTAGAGCCTTATGGCGTAGAGTACTTTAAGGAGGCCCCTGTGCTAGAAATGTCTCCCCTAGGCGGGCTAGAAAATGGCGCTCTCCGCACCGATACACTTGGCCGTTTTTATATGGCCAAAGCCGAAAAACTCGATGAGTTTGGGAGCAAATATATGGGCCTCAAAAATGGCGATGTGATCCTGTCTTGGAACGATAAAAGCTTTACGCCCAAAACTGCTTCGGCTATCCTATTTGCCTATATGCAGGGCCTCAAAGTAGGCGACCCGCTAGAAATTCGCATTCTCCGCCCCGATGGCGAAGGCAATTACAAGGAAATGACTTTGGAGACCGAAATCGCCAAAATCAAAATGATGAAAAAACATGTCTTCAAGATTAAAGAGAAGATGACGGAGGAACAGGAAAAGCGTTTCAAACGCTGGCTCGAACCACAAATTAGATAA
- a CDS encoding zinc ribbon domain-containing protein — MQWPIDFRDLARLPQQLKGAFFLYMQQEGRDLGLKAVDLGQEDGFRLRYLEERLLQLAYWIEQQDPSQQEELRAISEEIDWQFRTWAEAYFLQEGREQLPQALPQSLQSYQQMQRGESCNLRTLIANYLQSDKLPYAHSWQAIDWPKKLKTAGRKFFSALGQEELLFFLDPSMRQLGRRGFILTPKGLYWRQSMSQGRSARFSLQAELQLKKQILYINGQVFDVQAELNLNLYFLFKRLALLS; from the coding sequence ATGCAATGGCCCATAGATTTTAGAGATTTGGCCCGGCTGCCTCAGCAGCTCAAAGGGGCCTTTTTCTTATATATGCAGCAAGAAGGGCGGGATTTGGGCCTAAAGGCCGTGGATTTGGGCCAAGAAGATGGCTTTCGGCTACGCTATTTAGAAGAGCGCCTCTTGCAATTGGCCTACTGGATAGAGCAACAAGACCCCAGCCAGCAAGAAGAACTTCGGGCCATTAGTGAAGAAATAGATTGGCAGTTTAGAACTTGGGCCGAAGCCTACTTTTTGCAAGAAGGTCGAGAGCAGCTGCCCCAAGCCCTGCCTCAAAGCCTACAGAGCTACCAACAAATGCAAAGAGGCGAAAGCTGTAACCTCAGGACATTAATCGCCAATTACCTACAAAGCGATAAATTGCCCTATGCTCATAGTTGGCAGGCCATAGATTGGCCCAAAAAACTGAAAACAGCTGGCCGAAAATTCTTTTCGGCCCTAGGCCAAGAAGAACTTCTCTTCTTTTTAGACCCCTCTATGCGACAATTGGGCCGCAGAGGGTTTATTCTTACGCCCAAAGGCCTATATTGGCGGCAATCAATGAGCCAAGGCCGTAGCGCCCGCTTTAGCCTACAAGCCGAGCTGCAACTGAAAAAACAGATTTTATACATTAATGGGCAAGTCTTTGACGTTCAGGCCGAACTCAACCTCAACCTCTACTTCCTCTTTAAACGCTTGGCGCTTTTGTCCTAA
- the recO gene encoding DNA repair protein RecO, producing MLKQIEGLVLRTVDYSESSVICDLFSRELGRRSYMVHGVRKPKAKITKALLRPMSWVELVVYHNEERDLNKVKEIRPSYIYQIIPFDIARSNMALFMVELAQRGLQEEGPQEELYNFLWVYFNQLDQKESPAWANLHLHFMVHFAAELGFCPSPSSAPIFDYKEGEFVQEKPLHPYHFDEESSQILDQLLRLSRHQLAALKLNRIKRQHFIEQMILFYRYHLPNFQLKSWEVLKQIMG from the coding sequence ATGCTCAAACAAATTGAAGGCCTAGTGCTGCGCACGGTAGATTATAGCGAGAGTAGCGTCATCTGCGATCTATTTAGCCGAGAACTGGGCCGCCGCTCTTATATGGTGCATGGCGTCCGCAAGCCCAAAGCCAAAATTACCAAGGCCCTTTTGCGGCCCATGTCTTGGGTAGAATTAGTGGTTTACCATAATGAGGAGCGAGACCTCAATAAGGTTAAGGAGATTCGGCCTAGTTACATCTACCAAATCATTCCCTTTGATATTGCCCGCTCTAATATGGCCCTTTTTATGGTGGAGCTGGCCCAAAGAGGCCTACAAGAAGAGGGACCACAAGAGGAGCTTTATAATTTTTTGTGGGTTTACTTTAATCAGTTGGACCAAAAAGAGAGTCCCGCCTGGGCCAATTTACATCTGCATTTTATGGTCCATTTTGCGGCAGAATTGGGCTTTTGCCCCAGCCCTAGCTCCGCCCCCATTTTTGATTATAAAGAGGGAGAATTTGTACAAGAAAAACCCTTGCACCCCTATCATTTTGATGAAGAAAGCAGCCAGATTTTGGACCAACTCCTGCGTTTGAGTCGGCATCAATTGGCAGCGCTAAAGCTCAACCGCATCAAGCGGCAACATTTTATTGAGCAAATGATTTTATTTTATCGCTATCATTTGCCCAATTTTCAGCTCAAAAGTTGGGAGGTCCTCAAACAGATTATGGGCTAA
- a CDS encoding glycosyltransferase family 2 protein: MRPLTVLIPTFNEADNLRELLPLVSWADELLVVDSFSTDDTLALAQKAGARIIQREYGNSASQKNWAIPQAKNEWILLLDADERPSENLVAEIKAIMSQAEDPQGPIAYWMGRDNHFMGQAVRFSGWQNDAVIRFFKRDLCRYEEKEVHAEIITKGKVAWLKGRLLHYTFKSMRHFMAKMERYAHWSAGDYASKTPKVGFFHLYLKPAFRFFKHYIIQQGFRDGKVGFIVCKLLAWGVFMRYVILMEKRGH; encoded by the coding sequence ATGCGCCCGCTTACTGTACTGATTCCCACTTTCAACGAAGCCGATAATCTCCGAGAGTTATTGCCTTTGGTCAGCTGGGCCGATGAGCTGCTGGTCGTCGATTCTTTTAGTACGGACGATACCCTGGCCCTGGCCCAAAAAGCCGGCGCCCGAATTATTCAAAGAGAATATGGCAATTCGGCTAGCCAGAAAAATTGGGCGATTCCCCAAGCCAAAAATGAATGGATCCTGCTGCTAGATGCCGATGAACGCCCTAGCGAAAATCTAGTCGCCGAAATTAAGGCCATTATGAGCCAAGCCGAAGACCCCCAAGGACCTATTGCCTACTGGATGGGCCGCGATAACCATTTTATGGGACAGGCGGTCCGCTTTTCAGGCTGGCAAAATGATGCCGTCATCCGCTTTTTTAAACGCGACCTTTGCCGCTATGAAGAAAAAGAGGTGCATGCCGAAATTATCACTAAGGGAAAAGTCGCTTGGCTAAAGGGCCGCCTTTTGCACTATACCTTCAAAAGTATGCGCCATTTTATGGCCAAAATGGAGCGCTACGCCCATTGGTCCGCCGGCGATTATGCTAGCAAAACCCCCAAAGTGGGCTTTTTCCACCTCTACCTCAAACCCGCTTTCCGCTTCTTCAAGCACTACATCATTCAACAGGGTTTCCGCGACGGCAAAGTGGGCTTTATCGTCTGCAAATTACTGGCCTGGGGCGTATTTATGCGCTATGTGATCCTTATGGAAAAAAGGGGACATTAA
- a CDS encoding glycosyl transferase, producing the protein MKVTGISFVRNAVKFDYPILEAIQSILPLCDEFILLFGNSEDGTEELLAQIKDPKLKIIPSVWDDSLREGGKVLAVETNKALDAVSPDSDWVFYLQGDEVLHEKFIPTVRQAMEQYLNDKEVQGLLFNYQHFWGSYDYVADSRKWYRREIRVVRNDKNIRSYKDAQGFRTKEDEKLKVKLIPADIYHYGWVRPPEKQVQKRLSSNRFWHSDEWIEKNMQKEGEYDYSEIDSVKRFEGTAPKVMEQRLKRLNWEFSPNPPKLSLKERLSRTIENMTGKRVGEYQNYKII; encoded by the coding sequence ATGAAAGTTACTGGCATCAGCTTCGTCAGAAATGCGGTTAAATTTGATTACCCCATCCTCGAAGCTATCCAATCCATCCTCCCGCTCTGCGATGAGTTTATCCTTCTCTTTGGCAACTCAGAAGATGGGACCGAGGAGCTCTTGGCCCAAATTAAGGACCCCAAACTCAAAATTATTCCCTCGGTCTGGGATGATAGCCTGCGCGAAGGCGGGAAGGTCCTAGCCGTAGAAACCAATAAAGCCCTAGATGCCGTTAGCCCCGATAGCGATTGGGTGTTCTACCTCCAAGGCGATGAGGTGCTTCACGAAAAGTTTATCCCTACGGTCCGCCAAGCCATGGAACAATACCTAAACGATAAAGAGGTGCAAGGCCTACTCTTCAATTATCAACATTTTTGGGGCTCCTACGATTATGTGGCCGACTCCCGAAAATGGTACCGCCGAGAAATCCGAGTGGTCCGAAATGATAAAAATATTCGCTCCTATAAAGATGCTCAAGGCTTCAGAACCAAAGAGGACGAAAAGCTAAAGGTCAAACTCATCCCCGCCGATATTTATCACTACGGCTGGGTGCGCCCCCCCGAAAAACAGGTCCAAAAACGCCTTTCTTCTAACCGATTCTGGCATTCCGATGAATGGATCGAGAAGAATATGCAAAAGGAAGGAGAATACGATTATTCCGAAATTGATTCGGTAAAACGCTTTGAAGGGACCGCCCCCAAAGTGATGGAGCAACGCCTCAAACGCCTAAATTGGGAGTTCTCGCCCAATCCCCCAAAACTCTCTCTCAAAGAACGCCTCTCTAGAACAATCGAAAATATGACGGGAAAAAGAGTAGGCGAGTACCAAAATTATAAAATCATCTAA